The following coding sequences lie in one Candidatus Nitrospira allomarina genomic window:
- a CDS encoding integration host factor subunit beta produces MTKADLIEKLAEKAPQLSRRQAELVVNTIFDSIRDSLKRGEKTEIRGFGSFRLRHRQTKEGRNPKTGESVSVPEKRMPFFKAGKEIKELLNPELPPV; encoded by the coding sequence ATGACAAAAGCGGATCTCATCGAAAAGTTGGCGGAAAAGGCTCCCCAATTGAGTCGAAGGCAAGCCGAGTTAGTAGTCAACACCATTTTTGATTCTATCCGTGATTCGTTAAAGCGTGGAGAAAAAACAGAAATCCGTGGGTTTGGAAGTTTTCGTCTTCGACACCGTCAGACCAAAGAGGGGCGTAACCCTAAAACTGGAGAATCGGTTTCGGTCCCTGAAAAGCGCATGCCGTTTTTTAAAGCCGGTAAGGAGATCAAAGAATTGTTAAACCCTGAGTTACCACCTGTCTAA
- a CDS encoding tetratricopeptide repeat protein, which produces MVQPITPHNRPHAKPTNVLNVFLLFFLLPHCASTPPASNLPPSESDLNLLGKATLCQTQTEVQTGWLHSVGQESPWGGGTEVFREATSPKKHAQWFMFNEDQTLVGVITVFPRGLALEDYPKLRHTLSQLPPAREFFFHSSQLLKEQTPDSGTLHRTGEATTTHQYFMRHTQGKQDQLVMAVFVLDPYETLLDGSHSKFLSYIEGPDPLEKDLPGTKGQLGSEKEFLGLQQFARGEIALFASCGNKQPELAVDAYQKAIQYGLSDPKQLAEAHHRLGLALRSMDRLPEAAAAMEQALTIQPYSAVILNSYGSVLAQFGKVPKAIETYERALSLQPNYAQARFNLAEAYEAHNPKRAIQEYETFLILAGNNPEEMTKIDLAKGRIKTLQGGSRQ; this is translated from the coding sequence ATGGTTCAACCGATCACCCCTCATAATCGACCCCACGCAAAGCCGACTAATGTCCTGAATGTGTTTTTGCTTTTCTTCTTACTCCCACATTGCGCCAGCACTCCCCCTGCCTCCAACCTTCCACCATCCGAAAGCGACCTCAATCTCTTAGGAAAGGCCACCTTGTGCCAAACCCAAACCGAGGTTCAAACAGGTTGGCTGCATTCCGTGGGACAGGAATCTCCCTGGGGAGGAGGCACCGAAGTCTTTCGTGAAGCCACATCACCAAAAAAACATGCACAATGGTTCATGTTTAATGAAGATCAGACCCTTGTGGGCGTCATCACCGTATTCCCACGCGGTCTGGCTTTAGAAGACTATCCGAAACTTCGTCATACCCTGAGTCAATTACCACCGGCTCGTGAATTCTTTTTTCATTCTTCTCAGCTTCTGAAAGAACAAACCCCTGACTCTGGTACTCTGCATCGGACCGGAGAAGCCACGACCACGCATCAATATTTCATGCGACACACTCAAGGGAAACAGGACCAACTGGTCATGGCCGTATTCGTTCTTGATCCTTATGAAACACTTTTAGATGGCAGCCATTCAAAATTTCTTTCTTATATTGAAGGTCCAGATCCCCTGGAGAAAGACCTCCCGGGTACAAAAGGACAATTAGGATCAGAAAAGGAATTTTTAGGACTTCAGCAATTTGCCAGAGGAGAGATAGCCTTATTTGCGTCGTGTGGCAACAAGCAGCCAGAACTAGCCGTTGACGCCTATCAGAAAGCCATTCAATACGGCTTATCTGATCCGAAACAGTTGGCGGAAGCCCACCATCGTCTTGGATTGGCCCTAAGAAGCATGGACAGACTCCCAGAAGCCGCAGCTGCCATGGAACAGGCCCTGACCATCCAGCCATACTCAGCAGTCATCCTCAATAGTTATGGCTCAGTCCTAGCGCAATTTGGAAAAGTACCAAAGGCTATCGAAACCTATGAGCGGGCCTTGTCCTTGCAGCCAAACTATGCTCAGGCCCGATTCAATTTGGCTGAAGCTTATGAAGCACATAACCCCAAACGCGCCATTCAAGAATACGAAACATTCCTGATATTGGCAGGGAACAATCCGGAGGAAATGACAAAAATTGACCTGGCCAAAGGTAGAATTAAGACCTTACAAGGCGGATCCAGACAGTAA
- a CDS encoding ribonuclease H family protein — MKFYAVRRGRTIGIFESWDACRAQVHHFPGAEYKAFPKREDAEAFLLSRSSSQPITQKRTTPTTSSPMIEVWVDGSCFPKDDGTLRLGWGVLVKKNGVEIHRDKGNDIPQEAMNHRNVAGEILAILKAITWCQSQGITEMTIYFDYQGLESWATGAWRTKLPFTQAYAQAVNESGITINWVKVKAHSGNPENDLVDQLAKKGARGE, encoded by the coding sequence ATGAAATTCTATGCCGTCCGCCGCGGCCGCACCATTGGCATCTTTGAGAGTTGGGATGCCTGCCGTGCCCAAGTACATCATTTTCCCGGAGCCGAATATAAAGCCTTCCCCAAACGAGAAGACGCGGAAGCTTTTCTGTTATCTCGTTCAAGCAGTCAACCAATCACACAGAAGCGAACGACCCCAACAACATCATCCCCGATGATCGAAGTTTGGGTCGATGGATCCTGCTTCCCCAAGGACGATGGCACTCTTCGACTGGGATGGGGGGTACTGGTCAAAAAAAATGGTGTAGAAATTCACCGGGACAAGGGGAATGACATTCCGCAGGAAGCCATGAATCACCGAAATGTCGCTGGAGAAATTCTTGCCATCCTCAAAGCCATCACATGGTGCCAATCCCAGGGGATAACAGAAATGACAATTTACTTTGACTACCAAGGACTAGAAAGTTGGGCAACCGGAGCATGGCGCACCAAGCTACCATTTACCCAAGCCTACGCACAGGCGGTCAACGAATCAGGCATCACGATTAACTGGGTCAAAGTGAAAGCTCATTCCGGGAATCCGGAAAATGACCTTGTCGATCAACTTGCGAAAAAAGGGGCTAGGGGGGAGTAA
- a CDS encoding PCP reductase family protein has protein sequence MSTTEPSQTEHEIPWTEEASSRLERAPLFLRGMVRRLAEKKAKELGYTEITAETLDQFKQQMMGSMGGAAGMTQAAEDMAQGKLPWTAEARKRLEAVPEFMRSMIGKIAEDVAKERGHMEVNVELFEKVEALGDIPIEKSVPMEWTDEALALLDKRIQDSPPIAMEFVTDMLKRDAEDLAREQGIEKIDAETLIRLWEDPPTQVAWTDEAWKRLHTSPDFVRSGIRKAAERRARKLGLTTIDSEHLTTFRNEAMMKAVKRIRSFGYQELTFDAFGDAMQKVKRLKGNEQAEHRLDEIRDYMKKKPDVGLLGDELMTRFRNYLKGEGKL, from the coding sequence ATGTCTACTACCGAGCCATCTCAAACAGAACACGAGATCCCCTGGACGGAAGAGGCTTCGTCTCGACTGGAACGCGCTCCTTTGTTCCTGAGAGGTATGGTTCGCCGTCTTGCAGAAAAAAAAGCCAAAGAATTGGGATATACAGAAATTACGGCTGAAACTTTAGACCAATTTAAGCAGCAAATGATGGGCTCGATGGGGGGCGCGGCCGGCATGACTCAAGCTGCCGAGGATATGGCTCAAGGCAAACTCCCCTGGACCGCCGAGGCACGAAAGCGTTTAGAGGCCGTTCCAGAGTTCATGCGAAGCATGATTGGCAAGATTGCTGAAGATGTGGCTAAAGAACGGGGCCATATGGAAGTGAATGTGGAATTATTTGAAAAGGTTGAAGCCTTAGGGGATATTCCGATCGAGAAAAGCGTGCCCATGGAATGGACCGATGAAGCTTTGGCTTTGTTGGATAAGCGTATTCAGGATTCACCTCCGATTGCTATGGAATTTGTGACGGATATGTTAAAGCGGGATGCCGAGGATCTAGCCAGGGAACAAGGGATCGAGAAGATTGATGCTGAAACCTTGATCCGTCTCTGGGAGGATCCGCCCACACAGGTGGCATGGACGGATGAGGCCTGGAAACGACTTCATACCTCACCGGATTTTGTTCGAAGCGGCATCCGAAAAGCTGCAGAACGACGTGCGAGAAAACTCGGGCTAACCACTATCGACTCCGAACACCTCACCACCTTTCGAAATGAGGCGATGATGAAGGCCGTTAAGCGGATTCGAAGTTTTGGCTATCAGGAACTGACCTTTGATGCGTTTGGCGATGCTATGCAAAAAGTTAAACGATTAAAGGGGAATGAGCAGGCGGAACATCGCTTGGATGAGATCAGGGATTACATGAAGAAAAAGCCTGATGTTGGTTTATTGGGTGATGAACTCATGACCCGTTTCAGGAATTATTTAAAAGGAGAAGGAAAGCTGTAG